One window of the Acidobacteriota bacterium genome contains the following:
- a CDS encoding META domain-containing protein, which produces MTPRPKSRSARMMFVPLAAAMGLSACCLVPGHKPEGAALVQMEKAVNPRVTGTATYRERMMAPPGSELTVSLQDTSRADAAAVTLAEWKGSLDEAGVPVAFVLTPEAPLDARMTYTVRAVIRGPEGDLLWTTDTANRVTVGADGTADMGELVMVKVVPPPAAEPASPLAGGWIVESVGGKPVTGPNPPTLNFGADGRVSGFGGCNRFSGGYTKSGVSLDFTGVVSTMMACADNDGNARESAIGSVLRGAATYVIAGDGKLLLTGANGTEIVAAPAPKTMALAGTEWSVFKMGSAGLFAGKEPAIAFSADGKVSGTTGCNRLFGSYTQSGAKLVIDGLGMTKMACLDGGLMQQEAVFTSILRGESAVSVEAPKADGFPEKLVITGANGVSFTAAPVVPRAPPPRPMPDRTSLENGEWVVEDINRGGVIDNTRLTLTFGEGGRVSGSTNCNTFSGSFKSTSTKVMLSDIAVTERACLAEALQNQEAAYLAILNASPSDGLAWSYTEDGALELKTGEGKRLLLRR; this is translated from the coding sequence ATGACCCCTCGCCCGAAATCCCGCTCCGCCCGGATGATGTTCGTGCCGCTCGCCGCCGCGATGGGCCTGTCGGCCTGCTGCCTGGTGCCCGGCCATAAACCCGAGGGCGCCGCGCTCGTGCAGATGGAGAAAGCCGTGAACCCGCGCGTGACCGGAACCGCCACCTACCGCGAACGGATGATGGCGCCACCGGGCTCCGAACTGACGGTGTCACTACAGGATACGTCCCGCGCCGATGCCGCCGCCGTGACGCTGGCCGAGTGGAAAGGTTCGCTGGACGAGGCCGGCGTGCCGGTCGCCTTCGTCCTGACACCGGAAGCGCCGCTGGATGCCCGGATGACCTATACAGTGCGCGCCGTGATCCGCGGCCCGGAGGGCGACCTGCTCTGGACGACCGATACGGCCAACCGTGTGACGGTGGGCGCCGATGGCACGGCGGACATGGGCGAACTCGTGATGGTGAAGGTCGTGCCGCCGCCGGCTGCGGAGCCTGCCTCGCCGCTGGCCGGCGGCTGGATCGTCGAAAGCGTTGGCGGCAAGCCGGTGACCGGCCCGAATCCGCCGACCCTGAACTTCGGCGCGGATGGCCGCGTCAGCGGCTTCGGCGGCTGCAACCGCTTCTCCGGCGGCTATACCAAGTCCGGTGTGTCGCTCGACTTCACCGGCGTCGTCTCGACCATGATGGCGTGCGCCGACAATGACGGCAATGCGAGGGAATCGGCCATCGGCAGCGTGCTGCGCGGCGCCGCGACATACGTGATCGCTGGTGACGGCAAGCTGTTGCTGACCGGCGCGAATGGCACCGAAATCGTCGCAGCGCCGGCGCCGAAGACGATGGCGCTGGCCGGCACGGAATGGTCGGTCTTCAAGATGGGCTCCGCCGGCCTGTTTGCCGGCAAGGAACCGGCCATCGCCTTCAGCGCGGACGGCAAGGTGAGCGGCACGACCGGCTGCAACCGCCTCTTCGGCAGCTACACGCAGAGCGGCGCAAAACTCGTCATCGACGGGCTCGGCATGACCAAGATGGCGTGCCTGGATGGCGGCCTGATGCAGCAGGAAGCGGTGTTCACCTCGATCCTTCGCGGCGAGTCGGCGGTCAGCGTGGAAGCGCCGAAGGCGGACGGCTTCCCGGAGAAGCTGGTGATCACCGGCGCCAATGGCGTGAGCTTCACCGCCGCGCCCGTGGTGCCGCGCGCACCGCCGCCGCGCCCGATGCCGGATCGCACGTCGCTGGAGAATGGCGAATGGGTGGTCGAAGACATCAACCGCGGCGGCGTGATCGACAATACGCGCCTGACGCTGACGTTCGGCGAAGGTGGGCGTGTCTCAGGCTCGACCAACTGCAACACGTTCAGCGGTAGCTTCAAGTCAACCAGCACCAAGGTGATGCTGAGCGACATCGCCGTGACGGAGCGGGCCTGTCTCGCCGAAGCCCTGCAGAACCAGGAAGCCGCCTACCTCGCCATCCTGAATGCGAGCCCTTCGGATGGCCTCGCCTGGAGCTATACCGAGGATGGCGCGCTGGAACTGAAGACGGGCGAAGGCAAGCGGCTGTTGCTGCGACGCTGA
- a CDS encoding NAD(P)/FAD-dependent oxidoreductase, with translation MADTGAIDLGFDPAALKARYLAERDKRVRKDGNEQYVNVTGQFAHYLEDPYMERVERAPVTDHVEVAVIGGGFGGMLAAARLRKAGFDDIRMIETGGDFGGTWYWNRYPGAACDIESYIYLPLLEETGYMPKEKYTKAPEILEHSARIARMFNLYDKALMGTGVTGMTWNEKKKVWVIETDRGDKFTAQFVVMSNGPLNRPKLPGIPGVETFKGHSFHTSRWDYDYTGGGPAGGLDKIGDKVIGIIGTGATAVQCVPHLAAGAKHLYVFQRTPSSIDVRNDRPTDPDWAKSLEPGWQRRRMENFNTLVSGGYEPEDLVNDGWTDIIRNILFIASKGDSQGLTPERLAELAELADFKKMEQVRGRVDEIIKDPAVAALLKPWYRQFCKRPCFHDQYLDAFNRPNVTLVDTNGQGVDRITEDSIVVDGKAYKIDCLVYATGFEVGTDYARRAGYDAVGRGGLHLNDYWADGMRSLHGMTVHGFPNMFLMGTGQAGFTANYPHALDEQAEHIGYTLREVKARQATTFEAKAEDEAAWVQTIIDKSIMRQQFLEECTPGYYNNEGKPGDRTAQNNPYGGGPNAYFAIIKQWREDGGMAGLNLA, from the coding sequence ATGGCCGATACCGGTGCGATTGATCTTGGATTTGACCCGGCGGCGCTGAAGGCCCGCTACCTGGCGGAACGCGACAAGCGCGTGCGCAAGGACGGCAACGAGCAGTATGTGAACGTGACCGGGCAGTTCGCGCATTACCTGGAAGATCCGTACATGGAGCGGGTGGAACGTGCTCCGGTTACGGATCATGTCGAGGTGGCGGTGATCGGCGGCGGGTTTGGCGGGATGCTGGCGGCGGCGCGCCTGCGCAAGGCGGGCTTTGACGATATCCGCATGATCGAGACCGGCGGCGACTTTGGCGGCACCTGGTACTGGAACCGGTATCCGGGCGCGGCGTGTGATATCGAGAGCTATATCTACCTGCCGCTGCTGGAAGAGACCGGCTACATGCCGAAGGAGAAGTATACCAAGGCGCCGGAGATCCTCGAGCATTCGGCGCGCATCGCGCGGATGTTCAACCTGTATGACAAGGCGCTGATGGGCACCGGCGTGACCGGCATGACCTGGAACGAGAAGAAGAAGGTCTGGGTGATCGAGACCGACCGGGGCGACAAGTTCACGGCGCAGTTCGTGGTGATGAGCAACGGGCCGCTGAACCGGCCGAAATTGCCGGGCATTCCCGGCGTCGAGACGTTCAAGGGGCACAGCTTCCACACCAGCCGCTGGGACTATGACTATACGGGCGGCGGACCGGCCGGCGGGCTGGACAAGATCGGCGACAAGGTGATCGGCATCATCGGCACCGGCGCGACCGCCGTGCAGTGCGTGCCGCATCTCGCGGCCGGCGCGAAGCACCTCTACGTGTTCCAGCGCACGCCCTCCTCCATCGATGTGCGTAATGACCGGCCGACCGATCCGGACTGGGCGAAGAGCCTCGAGCCCGGCTGGCAGCGCCGGCGGATGGAGAATTTCAATACGCTGGTTTCGGGCGGCTATGAGCCGGAAGACCTGGTGAATGATGGGTGGACGGACATTATCCGCAACATCCTGTTCATCGCATCGAAGGGCGACAGCCAGGGCCTGACGCCGGAGCGGCTGGCGGAGCTGGCGGAACTCGCCGACTTCAAGAAGATGGAACAGGTGCGCGGGCGCGTGGACGAGATCATCAAGGATCCAGCCGTGGCGGCGCTGCTGAAGCCCTGGTATCGCCAGTTCTGCAAGCGGCCCTGCTTCCATGACCAGTACCTCGACGCGTTCAACCGGCCAAACGTGACGCTGGTGGACACAAATGGCCAGGGCGTCGACCGGATCACCGAGGATTCGATCGTGGTGGATGGCAAGGCCTACAAGATCGACTGCCTCGTCTATGCGACAGGCTTCGAAGTGGGCACCGACTATGCGCGGCGCGCCGGCTATGACGCCGTGGGGCGCGGCGGCCTGCACCTCAACGACTATTGGGCAGACGGCATGCGTTCTCTGCACGGAATGACCGTGCACGGATTTCCCAACATGTTCCTGATGGGCACCGGACAGGCGGGCTTCACCGCGAACTATCCGCACGCACTGGACGAGCAGGCCGAGCATATCGGCTATACGCTGCGCGAAGTGAAGGCGCGGCAGGCAACCACGTTCGAGGCGAAGGCGGAGGACGAAGCCGCCTGGGTGCAGACGATCATCGACAAGTCGATCATGCGCCAGCAATTCCTCGAGGAATGCACGCCGGGCTATTACAACAACGAGGGCAAGCCGGGCGACCGGACGGCCCAGAACAATCCCTATGGCGGCGGGCCGAATGCCTATTTCGCGATCATCAAGCAATGGCGCGAGGATGGCGGGATGGCGGGGCTCAATCTCGCCTGA
- a CDS encoding enoyl-CoA hydratase/isomerase family protein: MSDPSFDLIQFDATRAGIAIVTLNRPEVHNAFNAELISELTDVFKMIADQPSIRMMILRGEGKSFSAGADLEWMKLAALNSREDNEADAGRLAEMLQTLYEMPQMTLALVQGAAMGGGAGLVAACDVAIAMKEATFRFSEVRLGLTPATISPFVIDAIGPRWARALFVTAESFDAAYAEKIGLVQYVAQSADEMAELEEHLAKLVFAAAPGAIADSKKLVRDVAGRPIDKELGHKTAKRIAARRSSAEGKEGVAAFLEKRRPDWSA, translated from the coding sequence ATGAGCGACCCGAGTTTTGACCTCATCCAGTTCGACGCCACCCGCGCCGGCATCGCCATCGTCACGCTGAACCGGCCCGAGGTCCACAACGCCTTCAACGCCGAGCTGATCTCGGAACTCACCGACGTCTTCAAGATGATCGCCGACCAGCCCTCGATCCGCATGATGATCCTGCGCGGCGAAGGCAAGTCCTTCTCCGCCGGGGCCGATCTTGAATGGATGAAGCTCGCCGCGCTGAACTCACGCGAAGACAACGAGGCCGATGCCGGCCGCCTCGCCGAGATGCTGCAGACGCTCTACGAGATGCCGCAGATGACACTCGCCCTCGTGCAGGGCGCGGCCATGGGCGGCGGGGCAGGGCTCGTCGCCGCTTGCGACGTGGCCATCGCCATGAAGGAGGCGACGTTCCGCTTCTCCGAAGTCCGCCTCGGCCTCACGCCCGCTACCATCAGCCCATTCGTGATTGATGCCATCGGCCCGCGCTGGGCCCGCGCCCTGTTCGTCACCGCCGAGTCGTTCGACGCCGCCTATGCCGAAAAGATCGGCCTCGTCCAGTATGTTGCTCAGTCAGCGGATGAAATGGCCGAGCTTGAGGAACACCTCGCCAAGCTGGTGTTCGCCGCCGCCCCCGGCGCCATTGCCGATTCGAAGAAGCTCGTGCGCGATGTCGCAGGCCGCCCGATCGACAAGGAACTCGGCCACAAGACCGCAAAGCGCATCGCCGCGCGCCGGTCATCTGCGGAAGGAAAGGAAGGCGTGGCCGCCTTCCTGGAAAAACGCCGCCCGGACTGGAGTGCCTGA
- a CDS encoding acyltransferase, with protein sequence MSLGSANRFDLIRLLLAAGVFAYHAVALSAVAPDSALEVALSQLAEVSIQGFFIVSGALVAGSLARARNLADYAGKRARRLYPAYAVLILIPAAISFAAAQDGQGVLRYLAANLTFANFIEPNLPGLFAGNRFTEVNGALWTLKIEVMFYIALPLILLVLNSLRRFWWAGIALLYIAGEAWALGLPSLQDAHLGNALARQLPGQIAFFAMGITVWKLEPALRPRWAVLGLAGAILLAASLAHPLLAPLRALALTGLIAAIAFAPGPSLNAARFGDISYGLYITHFPILQAMLAAGLLPALGAPAFFALATLLVLAASYALWHLVEKPALRPSSHYRKVAGKNPPHEETPHERPEF encoded by the coding sequence ATGAGCCTCGGCTCCGCCAACCGCTTCGACCTGATCCGCCTGCTGCTCGCAGCGGGCGTGTTCGCGTACCACGCAGTGGCGCTCTCGGCCGTCGCGCCGGACAGCGCACTGGAAGTCGCGTTATCCCAGCTCGCGGAAGTCTCGATCCAGGGCTTCTTCATCGTCTCCGGCGCGCTTGTCGCCGGCTCCCTCGCGCGCGCCCGCAACCTCGCCGACTACGCCGGCAAACGCGCTCGCCGCCTTTATCCGGCTTATGCCGTGCTCATCCTCATCCCCGCCGCCATCAGCTTCGCCGCCGCACAGGACGGGCAGGGCGTGCTGCGCTACCTCGCCGCCAATCTCACCTTTGCCAATTTCATTGAGCCAAATCTCCCGGGCCTCTTCGCCGGCAATCGCTTCACCGAAGTCAACGGCGCGCTCTGGACGCTCAAGATCGAGGTGATGTTCTACATCGCCCTGCCGCTGATCCTCCTTGTGCTGAACAGCCTGCGCCGCTTCTGGTGGGCCGGCATCGCGCTCCTCTACATCGCCGGCGAAGCCTGGGCGCTCGGGCTGCCCTCGCTGCAAGACGCCCATCTCGGCAACGCGCTCGCCCGCCAGCTGCCGGGTCAGATCGCCTTCTTCGCGATGGGCATCACCGTCTGGAAGCTGGAACCCGCCTTGCGTCCGCGCTGGGCGGTGCTGGGTCTCGCCGGCGCCATCCTGCTCGCCGCTTCGCTCGCGCACCCGCTGCTCGCGCCGCTGCGCGCCCTGGCGCTCACCGGTCTCATCGCCGCCATCGCCTTCGCCCCGGGTCCGTCCCTGAACGCCGCCCGTTTCGGCGACATCTCCTACGGCCTCTACATCACGCATTTCCCGATCCTGCAGGCCATGCTCGCCGCCGGCCTGCTGCCCGCGCTCGGTGCGCCTGCCTTCTTCGCCCTTGCGACGCTCCTCGTCCTCGCCGCCAGCTACGCGCTCTGGCACCTCGTGGAGAAGCCCGCCTTGCGCCCGTCGAGCCACTACCGCAAGGTGGCCGGAAAGAACCCGCCGCACGAGGAAACACCCCATGAGCGACCCGAGTTTTGA
- a CDS encoding molecular chaperone HscC has translation MTEPARTLIGIDLGTTNSLVAVFTDDGPMLVPNSLGEMLTPSAVGYADDGTLLVGRAAKDRLLTHPALTAARFKRYMGTEHELMLGKKAFRAEELSSFVLRALRADAEAYLGHAVTEAVISVPAYFNDIQRKATITAAEFAGLKVNRLINEPTAAALAYGLQDRQGESTFLVVDLGGGTFDVSILEMFSGVMEVRASAGDAFLGGEDFTDALALELGRQLGIKPEDVSREDGARLRGLAERMKVQLTEAPEATASFALKGEARALSITREKFDEITDPILKRLRLPIQRAISDASLRADDLHRIITVGGATRMASVRALVTRLFKRFPEYSIDPDHVVALGAAVQAGLAARHKALDDVVMTDVCPFTLGFETSIPVGEGKFEGGHFSPMIERNTVVPVSKSDVVSPLHPNQHEILFRIFQGESPFVKDNILIGTLTVALRGGVKDDKSVELRYTYDTSGVLEVEATPLATKKTERLVIEGNPGSLPRAEIEKRLKALAAIKIHPRDQQENAALIARMRAAFENSLGDRRQSVGRLIAEFEGAMARQDPREINEARRQIEQILGHYEGGDVF, from the coding sequence ATGACCGAGCCTGCCCGTACCCTGATCGGCATAGACCTTGGCACGACCAACTCGCTGGTCGCGGTGTTCACCGATGACGGGCCCATGCTGGTACCCAACAGCCTGGGCGAGATGCTGACCCCCTCGGCGGTCGGCTACGCCGACGATGGCACCTTGCTGGTGGGGCGCGCGGCGAAGGACCGGCTGCTGACGCACCCGGCGCTGACGGCGGCGCGGTTCAAGCGCTACATGGGCACCGAGCATGAGCTGATGCTGGGCAAGAAGGCTTTCCGGGCGGAGGAGCTTTCCTCCTTCGTGCTGCGCGCGCTGCGGGCCGATGCGGAGGCTTATCTCGGCCATGCGGTGACCGAGGCGGTGATTTCGGTGCCGGCCTATTTCAACGACATCCAGCGCAAGGCGACGATCACGGCGGCGGAGTTTGCGGGCCTGAAGGTGAACCGCCTGATCAACGAGCCGACCGCGGCGGCGCTCGCCTATGGCCTGCAGGACCGGCAGGGCGAATCGACCTTCCTGGTGGTGGATCTCGGCGGGGGCACGTTCGACGTGTCGATCCTCGAGATGTTTTCCGGCGTGATGGAAGTGCGCGCCTCGGCGGGCGATGCCTTCCTGGGCGGGGAGGATTTCACCGACGCGCTGGCGCTGGAGCTTGGCCGGCAGCTGGGCATCAAGCCAGAGGATGTGAGCCGCGAGGACGGCGCGCGGCTGCGCGGGCTGGCGGAGCGAATGAAGGTGCAGCTGACCGAGGCGCCGGAGGCGACAGCGAGCTTTGCCCTGAAGGGCGAGGCGCGGGCGCTGAGCATCACGCGCGAGAAGTTTGACGAGATCACCGATCCGATCCTGAAGCGGCTGCGCCTGCCGATCCAGCGGGCGATCTCGGATGCGAGCCTGAGGGCGGACGACCTGCACCGCATCATTACCGTAGGCGGAGCAACCCGCATGGCCAGCGTGCGGGCGCTGGTGACGCGGCTGTTCAAGCGGTTTCCCGAATATTCGATCGACCCCGACCATGTCGTAGCGCTGGGCGCCGCCGTTCAGGCGGGGCTGGCGGCGCGGCACAAGGCGCTGGACGATGTGGTGATGACGGATGTTTGCCCGTTCACGCTGGGCTTCGAGACGAGCATCCCGGTGGGCGAGGGAAAGTTCGAGGGCGGACATTTCTCTCCGATGATCGAGCGCAATACGGTGGTGCCGGTGTCGAAGTCCGATGTCGTGTCGCCGCTGCACCCGAACCAGCATGAGATCCTGTTCCGCATCTTCCAGGGCGAGAGCCCGTTCGTGAAGGACAATATCCTGATCGGCACACTGACGGTTGCGCTGCGCGGCGGGGTTAAGGACGACAAGTCGGTGGAGCTGCGCTACACGTATGATACTTCCGGCGTGCTGGAAGTGGAAGCGACACCGCTGGCGACGAAGAAGACGGAGCGGCTGGTGATCGAGGGCAATCCGGGCAGCCTGCCCCGCGCCGAGATCGAGAAGCGGCTGAAGGCGCTGGCCGCGATCAAGATCCACCCGCGCGACCAGCAGGAGAATGCGGCGCTGATCGCGCGCATGCGGGCGGCGTTCGAGAATTCGCTGGGCGACCGGCGACAATCGGTGGGCCGGCTGATTGCAGAGTTCGAAGGCGCGATGGCGCGCCAGGATCCGCGCGAGATCAACGAGGCGCGCCGGCAGATCGAGCAGATACTCGGCCATTATGAAGGCGGCGATGTCTTCTGA
- a CDS encoding acetyl/propionyl/methylcrotonyl-CoA carboxylase subunit alpha translates to MQITKVLVANRGEIAVRIFRTCRRLGIETVAVYSDADRAAMHVREADEAVHIGAAPAAESYLRTDAILAAARETGANAVHPGYGFLSENAGFAEAVIAAGLAWIGPPPAAIRSMGPKDEAKRIAEEAGVPVLPGYRGESQDISTLTKAAEKVGYPLLIKAVAGGGGRGIRQVSKAADLEAELTSAVREAESSFGDGRVMLEKLVERPRHIEVQVFGDQHGNAVHLFERDCSLQRRRQKVIEEAPAPGMPEAVRKAMTDAAVKLAKAVGYQGAGTVEFIVDGSKPLAPDTFWFLEMNTRLQVEHPVTEAITGTDLVEWQLIVASGGKLPLKQKDIKLTGHAFEARICAEDPADNFRPGAGLILEFGLLEELDGETLRWDTGFESGDRIPSNYDSMIAKLIVHGETREDALERLTDALAHTQLAGVASNTGFLRRCALSDEFAAGTHHVNWIGENLDQLAAVPDAHRAASLAAVASILLDDEGAASPWDLHDGFRLNALPRRSVLLAADGAATFVDADAPLAEEAPFPLVTDLSPRRFAVTSGGDTFLVTIPEFSADADAALGGDSVKAPMPGKVLSVLARPGAQVTRGDTLAVLEAMKMEHALTAPRDGTIEAVHASAGQQVSEGELLVALVEE, encoded by the coding sequence ATGCAGATCACGAAAGTCCTCGTGGCGAACCGGGGCGAGATCGCCGTCCGCATCTTCCGGACCTGCCGCCGGCTGGGGATTGAAACCGTCGCCGTCTATTCCGATGCAGACCGCGCCGCGATGCACGTACGCGAAGCCGATGAAGCCGTGCACATCGGCGCAGCCCCCGCCGCCGAAAGCTACCTGCGCACCGACGCCATCCTCGCCGCTGCGCGCGAGACGGGCGCCAACGCGGTCCACCCCGGCTACGGCTTCCTGTCGGAGAACGCTGGGTTTGCGGAAGCCGTCATCGCCGCCGGTCTCGCCTGGATCGGTCCGCCGCCCGCCGCAATCCGCTCCATGGGCCCGAAAGATGAAGCCAAGCGCATCGCCGAAGAGGCGGGCGTGCCCGTGCTGCCCGGCTACCGCGGCGAGTCGCAGGACATCAGCACACTGACCAAAGCCGCCGAAAAGGTCGGCTACCCGCTACTCATCAAGGCCGTCGCCGGCGGCGGGGGCAGGGGCATCCGTCAGGTGTCGAAAGCGGCTGACCTCGAAGCCGAACTCACCAGCGCCGTGCGCGAGGCGGAGTCCTCCTTCGGCGATGGCCGCGTGATGCTCGAAAAGCTGGTCGAACGCCCGCGCCATATCGAAGTGCAGGTCTTCGGCGACCAGCACGGCAACGCCGTCCACCTGTTCGAGCGGGATTGCTCCCTCCAGCGCCGCCGCCAGAAGGTCATCGAGGAAGCCCCCGCGCCCGGCATGCCGGAAGCTGTCCGCAAGGCCATGACCGACGCGGCCGTGAAGCTCGCCAAGGCCGTCGGCTATCAGGGCGCTGGCACCGTCGAATTCATCGTGGACGGATCAAAGCCGCTGGCGCCGGACACGTTCTGGTTCCTCGAAATGAACACCCGCCTGCAGGTCGAACACCCGGTCACCGAAGCCATCACCGGCACCGACCTTGTCGAATGGCAGCTGATCGTCGCCTCCGGCGGCAAGCTCCCGCTGAAGCAGAAAGACATCAAGCTCACCGGCCACGCCTTCGAAGCCCGCATCTGCGCCGAAGACCCCGCGGACAATTTCCGCCCCGGCGCCGGCCTCATCCTCGAGTTCGGTCTGCTGGAGGAGCTTGACGGAGAAACCCTGCGCTGGGATACCGGCTTCGAATCCGGTGACCGCATTCCCTCGAACTACGATTCCATGATCGCCAAGTTGATCGTCCACGGAGAAACCCGCGAAGACGCGCTGGAGCGGCTCACCGACGCGCTTGCCCACACCCAGCTTGCCGGCGTCGCGTCAAACACGGGTTTCCTTCGCCGCTGCGCCCTGTCGGACGAGTTCGCCGCCGGCACCCACCATGTGAACTGGATCGGCGAGAACCTCGACCAGCTCGCCGCCGTGCCAGACGCACACCGTGCCGCTTCGCTCGCCGCCGTCGCCAGCATCCTGCTAGACGATGAGGGCGCCGCCAGCCCGTGGGACCTGCATGACGGCTTCCGCCTCAACGCGCTTCCCCGCCGCAGCGTCCTGCTCGCCGCCGACGGCGCCGCCACCTTCGTCGACGCGGATGCGCCGCTCGCGGAGGAAGCGCCGTTTCCTCTGGTCACGGATCTTTCGCCCCGGCGCTTCGCAGTCACCTCGGGCGGCGACACCTTCCTCGTCACCATCCCGGAATTCAGCGCCGATGCCGATGCCGCCCTCGGCGGCGACTCGGTCAAGGCGCCGATGCCGGGCAAGGTGCTGTCCGTGCTCGCGAGGCCCGGCGCGCAGGTCACGCGCGGCGACACACTCGCCGTCCTCGAAGCGATGAAGATGGAACACGCCCTGACCGCCCCGCGCGACGGCACCATCGAAGCCGTCCACGCCTCCGCCGGTCAGCAGGTCTCTGAAGGCGAGCTTCTCGTGGCGCTGGTGGAAGAGTGA
- a CDS encoding DUF817 domain-containing protein — protein MTDLPPPPPPNRLRQFLHGAREALRARWVRGPVSLGIFEFVSFGIKQAWACLFGGAMLGLLLLTHFFYPEGAALSRYDFLVLAALALQVALLVSGLETLEEARVILVFHIVGTIMELFKTAHGSWIYPEHSYLRIGAVPLFSGFMYAAVGSYLARVWRIFEFRFTHFPPLWAQGLLAAAIYVNFFAHHWLPDVRLALFAVTAVLYLRTVVRFRPDRVHRPMPLLVGFFLVAMFIWFAENLGTFARAWAYPGQEDVWQMVSFSKLGSWYLLMIISFVLVATVHRAPGGKTNADHESPRGEPGRDRRPHLPDLPPAGD, from the coding sequence ATGACAGACCTTCCGCCGCCGCCCCCGCCCAATCGCCTGCGCCAGTTCCTGCACGGGGCCCGCGAAGCCCTGCGCGCCCGCTGGGTGCGCGGCCCCGTCAGCCTCGGCATTTTCGAGTTCGTCAGCTTCGGCATCAAGCAGGCCTGGGCCTGCCTGTTCGGCGGCGCGATGCTCGGCCTGCTGCTGCTCACGCACTTCTTCTATCCGGAGGGCGCCGCCCTCTCGCGCTACGATTTCCTCGTCCTCGCCGCGCTCGCCCTGCAGGTCGCCCTCCTCGTCAGCGGCCTCGAAACGCTGGAGGAGGCGCGCGTCATCCTCGTCTTCCATATCGTCGGCACCATCATGGAGCTGTTCAAGACCGCCCATGGCAGCTGGATCTATCCCGAACACAGCTACCTGCGCATCGGCGCCGTGCCGCTCTTCTCCGGCTTCATGTACGCCGCCGTCGGCTCCTATCTCGCCCGCGTCTGGCGCATCTTCGAGTTCCGCTTCACGCATTTCCCGCCGCTCTGGGCGCAGGGCCTGCTGGCCGCCGCGATCTACGTGAACTTCTTCGCCCACCACTGGCTGCCGGATGTCCGTCTCGCCCTGTTCGCTGTCACGGCCGTCCTCTACCTGCGCACCGTCGTCCGCTTCCGGCCGGACCGCGTTCACCGCCCGATGCCGCTGCTCGTCGGCTTCTTCCTCGTCGCCATGTTCATCTGGTTCGCCGAAAACCTCGGCACCTTCGCCCGCGCCTGGGCCTATCCGGGCCAGGAGGACGTCTGGCAGATGGTGTCTTTCTCCAAGCTCGGATCATGGTATCTGCTGATGATCATAAGTTTCGTCCTGGTCGCCACGGTGCACCGGGCGCCGGGAGGCAAGACCAATGCAGATCACGAAAGTCCTCGTGGCGAACCGGGGCGAGATCGCCGTCCGCATCTTCCGGACCTGCCGCCGGCTGGGGATTGA
- a CDS encoding MaoC family dehydratase N-terminal domain-containing protein, with amino-acid sequence MSTGTYQGAIGRTEVKIDAVGLGPARSLAAALGQDPEAYALRSELPPLWLWLYFLPVVTAAGTGPDGHPARGGFLPAVELPRRMWAGSRCTFSGAVRIGDELTKVSTIAKVAEKTGRSGAMVFVTVRHAWSRGGAELMNEEQDIVYTALPEAYVPVEPLLAEPQDWSEPAAIDPVLLFRFSALTYNSHRIHYDRDYARDVEKYPDLVVHGPLQAILMMEAARRRAPERRAASFAFRGVRPLFAADAAMVCGRTTLGKLDLSVVKADGGATMQAQLGWA; translated from the coding sequence ATGAGCACAGGGACGTACCAGGGCGCGATCGGGCGCACGGAAGTGAAGATCGATGCGGTAGGCCTTGGCCCGGCGCGGTCGCTGGCGGCGGCGCTCGGGCAGGATCCGGAGGCGTATGCGCTGCGCAGCGAGCTGCCGCCGCTTTGGCTCTGGCTGTATTTCCTCCCTGTCGTGACGGCGGCCGGGACCGGGCCCGACGGGCATCCGGCGCGCGGCGGGTTCCTGCCGGCGGTCGAGCTGCCGCGGCGCATGTGGGCGGGTAGCCGGTGCACGTTTTCAGGCGCGGTACGGATCGGCGATGAGCTGACCAAGGTGTCGACCATTGCCAAGGTGGCGGAAAAGACGGGCCGCAGCGGCGCGATGGTGTTCGTGACGGTGCGCCATGCCTGGTCGCGCGGCGGGGCCGAGCTGATGAACGAGGAACAAGACATCGTCTACACGGCGCTGCCGGAGGCCTATGTGCCGGTGGAGCCCCTGCTCGCGGAGCCGCAGGACTGGTCGGAGCCAGCGGCGATCGACCCTGTGCTGCTGTTCCGGTTCTCGGCGCTGACCTACAATTCGCACCGCATCCACTACGACCGTGACTATGCGCGGGATGTGGAGAAGTATCCGGACTTGGTGGTGCACGGGCCGTTGCAGGCGATCCTGATGATGGAAGCGGCGCGGCGGCGGGCGCCGGAGCGGCGCGCTGCGTCGTTTGCGTTCCGGGGTGTGCGGCCGCTTTTTGCAGCGGACGCGGCGATGGTCTGTGGACGGACCACGCTGGGCAAGCTGGACCTCAGCGTCGTGAAAGCGGATGGCGGAGCGACGATGCAGGCGCAGCTGGGCTGGGCTTAG